ACTTTTCACTTCCTGTGTATTTACTTTGTCAATCCGGTAAGCGTAGCGAAACCGCCTTAAGACAATTGCGCGAGAAACATCCAGAAAGTTCGCTTTTTAGTATTTTAGGTGGACTAAACCAGTATTTGGCTGCATGCTCCTAACCTTTCCCGAACTTGTTTTATTAATGCTTGGCTTTATGGTCGTGGCAACCTTGTACTCCTCAGTAGGTTTTGGCGGAGGGTCTAGTTATTTAGCTCTTTTGGCATTAGTTTTCGTTAGTTTTTTTGCCATTCGAAGTACTGCCCTAATCTGTAACCTTGTTGTCGTTTCTGGTAGCAGCTACCTCTATTGGAAAAAAGGGTACCTAGATTTAAAAAAGTTTCTTCCCTTTATCCTGACCAGTATTCCTTTAGCATTTATCGGAGCAAAATTCCGATTATCCGAAAACACTTTTTTTATTATTCTTGGGGCGGCGTTAATCATTTCTGCTTTGGCATTGATTTTTCAAACGATTCAGGGAAAGAAGTCCGAGGAAGTTAATCCAAACTACCCCCCTTATGTAACGTATTTGTTAGGTGCAGGCATGGGACTCCTATCGGGACTTGTCGGCATTGGTGGTGGAATTTTTTTAGCACCCGTTCTTAATCATATGAAGTGGGATAAGTCAATAAAAATAGCAGCATTGGCTAGCTTTTTTATTCTAGTTAATTCAATATCAGGTATTGGTGGTTTATTGACTAATGACACATTTGAATTCCCATGGATAGAAGGTGCTGTATTGGTACTTGCCGTTTTTATTGGTGGACAAATAGGAATTCGTATAAGTCTCAGTAAACTTACTGGAAATGGAATTAAAGTAGTTACTGCAATTTTAGTTCTGATTGTAGGCGTTCGCGTACTCCTAGTTAATGGATTGCAATGGGATTTTTAAAAATCACTCTAAATTTATTTTTATGGATATTGCTTCAGTAAGCTAAATTGCCATAGATGGTATTTTATATGCATATAGTGGAATAATTCTAAATCTTCGTAAGAGAGCTCACCCATGAAAGAGGCATAAGGCTTGTAATGGGGATTGCCATCTTGAAAAGCATAATATCTCTGTACAGCTTCAGGGATATTGGAAATTGCTTCTTCTAATGAAGTATATTTTAACGGCGGTAGATCTGCCTCTGTTTTATCGCTAGGTCTATGTGAAAGAACAGAACCGCTTTTAATAAATTTCTGCATGCCCAATTGTTGCTCTGTGGCGGGGCTTATTCTTTCGCCTTTATATTTAGTTGTAGCACTACTTAATGCCCCTATCAAATGTTCTACCATATGCTGAGGTGTCATAAGTCCGAAATTTCCTTTGGTTTCTGAACTTAATGTATTCAGTAGTTCAGGAAATTTATGAGTTAGAAAATCTCTCTTACTATTTGAGGTCATAATTTTATGCTTTAAGTATGGCGTAATTAATTTTAATACCTAGAATGCAAATTACGGGTTTACTCTAAAGAAACTGTTTTACTCTTCTTAGATTTGATAAACCGATAAAAATACTGGAAGTTGCCATTGTACCAAATAGCGAATATGAAAGTTATATAGATAATCCAATCAGGCATAAAAAGTGCAGTGGCGAAGTAGGTCTTTAAAATTAACATAATGAACGCAAGTGCCGCAAAAGCTAATGAAACTAAGGTTCGCTTATCCTTTCTGTTTAGTAAAATCATGGTGATTATTAAAATTCCCATAAAAGGTTTGGTGTGAAGTAGTATTGGCACCAAAGTCTCATATTCAATATCGAAAAATAGCACCATGGCACTCATATATGCGGTTAAACATAATGGGCATTTTGGTATAAGAATCAATAAAACAGTAGAAAAAAAAGACATGGATCCATTAGCAGCTTCAAACTTTTTTGGCCCTCCAAACCTAGTTTTACAGCAAGTTGTCTTTACGGTTTCCATGGGAGTTGTTTACCATTTCTTACGGTAAGGTACAAAAGGATAGACTTCATTCGCAAAAAATTGGCTTTTATTTTGCGGTAATATTAAAAAACCATCTGTTTTAACGAGATTAGCGAAATCACCAGATCCGTTCCCTTTAATTGCTTCAGCTACTAATTTCCCATCTGGCTTACTTTCTAATGTGGCCTCCAAAAAATATACCAGGTCTGGTTTGAACTCCACATTGTTTTTCAGATGTACATAAAGTGTTTCAAAATCAACTTCCAAAGACTTTAAAAGCCAAAACTGAAGGTACATATACACGCAAACAAAAGACGATACCGGATTACCTGGCAGAGCAAAAATTTTTTTTCCTTCTGCATTACTGCCAAACCAAAAAGGTTTCCCAGGTCGTTGCTGAATCTTGTGAAAATGCTTTTTTATCTGCAGTTCTTCAAGTACATCGGGCAAATAATCGAATTTCCCTTTAGAGACCCCTCCTGTAAATATGAAAAGGTCATATTTCTTAAGCATTTTTGAAATGGTCCTCAACATTTCTTTTTTGTCATCGGCCAAATGGTATAAGTCTGCAGCTATTCCCCATTCTATTAAGGTGGCCTGAATTCCATAAATATTTGACCTGCGAATTTGATGTAATTGTGGAATTTGACTTACGGGCACTAATTCGTCCCCAGTGGAAAATATAATTACGCGTGGCAATTTCTTGACTTGCAGGGTAGCCTTGCCAACGGCAGCGGCAATGTTGATTTCCGCACTGGAGAGCTGTGTACCTCGATTAACGATTATGGTTCCTCGAGAAATATCCATCCCTTTAAAATGTATATTCTGTTTGTAATTAAGGGAATCCAAATTAATGGTAACAAGATTTTCTTCTACCGTGAGGTCCTCATAACGGATTACGGTGTCAGCACCATTTGGCATTATGGCACCGGTCATCACTTCAATACACTTGGAATTATCTTTTAAGGTTTGTTGTTTTGTCCCTGCAGCAGCTGTTGCTTCAATAGTAAACGTTCTTTGCCCTTTTGCGAAGGTTTTGTAATCAATGGCGATTCCATCCATAGTAACGCGATCAAAAGGTGGGAAGTCGCGGTCAGCAATTAAATCTTCACCTAGATAGGCCCCAATAGAATCT
This sequence is a window from Maribacter aestuarii. Protein-coding genes within it:
- a CDS encoding sulfite exporter TauE/SafE family protein encodes the protein MLLTFPELVLLMLGFMVVATLYSSVGFGGGSSYLALLALVFVSFFAIRSTALICNLVVVSGSSYLYWKKGYLDLKKFLPFILTSIPLAFIGAKFRLSENTFFIILGAALIISALALIFQTIQGKKSEEVNPNYPPYVTYLLGAGMGLLSGLVGIGGGIFLAPVLNHMKWDKSIKIAALASFFILVNSISGIGGLLTNDTFEFPWIEGAVLVLAVFIGGQIGIRISLSKLTGNGIKVVTAILVLIVGVRVLLVNGLQWDF
- a CDS encoding DUF1569 domain-containing protein, with the protein product MTSNSKRDFLTHKFPELLNTLSSETKGNFGLMTPQHMVEHLIGALSSATTKYKGERISPATEQQLGMQKFIKSGSVLSHRPSDKTEADLPPLKYTSLEEAISNIPEAVQRYYAFQDGNPHYKPYASFMGELSYEDLELFHYMHIKYHLWQFSLLKQYP
- a CDS encoding molybdopterin molybdotransferase MoeA; amino-acid sequence: MDNTFIPYEKALSILEEHKASFPLVSKNLEDSIGAYLGEDLIADRDFPPFDRVTMDGIAIDYKTFAKGQRTFTIEATAAAGTKQQTLKDNSKCIEVMTGAIMPNGADTVIRYEDLTVEENLVTINLDSLNYKQNIHFKGMDISRGTIIVNRGTQLSSAEINIAAAVGKATLQVKKLPRVIIFSTGDELVPVSQIPQLHQIRRSNIYGIQATLIEWGIAADLYHLADDKKEMLRTISKMLKKYDLFIFTGGVSKGKFDYLPDVLEELQIKKHFHKIQQRPGKPFWFGSNAEGKKIFALPGNPVSSFVCVYMYLQFWLLKSLEVDFETLYVHLKNNVEFKPDLVYFLEATLESKPDGKLVAEAIKGNGSGDFANLVKTDGFLILPQNKSQFFANEVYPFVPYRKKW